The Fimbriimonas ginsengisoli Gsoil 348 genome window below encodes:
- a CDS encoding glycosyltransferase codes for MAVASPAGQIVAAFYAPWQEAGLNSLRAYGKNLTHLIPAWLHLNAAGELDTSDFDLDQNPLNSQVIASARDQGVRIMPLLSNSRSDSFDPKSAGILLQSAERQQAMSEQLRDWLVSNRFQGLNIDFENLKDVDQARLPGFLALLSRTLKADGLELTVSVDADTDPDVVKEMVPACDWLVLMAYDEHAETTGAGPIASIDWAEKVLDKTLKVVPADKLVLGIGSYAYDWQKGQAAQSISYQEALSIAAGYRDGEKPADVIDFDPNSLNSTFEYADDDGKTHEIWMLDAGSAFNQWSDARDLGLRGASVWALGMEDPGLWSFLNRRSPERAPQVSAMTQVSFPYGVDHVGKGEILKVLQHPTVGQREFEVDKETGLVTDMNYLRYPFPYVIQHSGYNAATKMKLALTFDDGPDGEYTGPILDELKRLGVKATFFVVGRNVEARPDLLRRIYAEGHEVGSHTFFHPDLGMVSPRRAALELNATQRSIQSVIGHSTTLFRPPFNADSEPQAPAEVEPVNIADRMGYVTVGEKVDPQDWNLDVPTGHGATRTKTADDIATSIIHAVHTDADKHEEGNIILLHDAGGPRDATVAALRKFVPELESEGYQFVAVSQLMGKTRDEVMPGLTTGDRLAIWFDGLVLSSVFRVDSLLASGFVLAIGLGLLRILFVVPLALRHRKAQSLLTFDDAYQPKVAVLIAAFNEEKVIRRTVESALASAYPSVQVIVVDDGSTDGTYAAVAELESPHVLVVHQENGGKASALNHALHLTDAEVVLCIDADTQIHPKAMARLVRHFRDPKVAAVAGNVRVGNVHNILTEWQAMEYTTTQNLDRSAYAQLNAITVVPGAIGAWRREAVLAVGGYTTDTLAEDMDLTWRLRRAEYRLDTDPTALAYTEAPDTFRSFFKQRFRWTFGTLQCLFKHRRALGRHGWFGALALPTLWLFQVVFQGLAPLVDIQVVYSLIAWVASRFGDSGESAHTAAAGATAALIQVLALYALFFGVELFSGFLAYRLEKQSTRPLRWLFLQRCAYRQVMYGVVYRSLVRALAGRREGWGKLERKGTVTVSS; via the coding sequence GTGGCAGTCGCATCTCCCGCCGGTCAGATCGTAGCCGCGTTCTACGCCCCTTGGCAGGAAGCTGGACTCAATTCTCTCCGAGCGTACGGTAAGAACCTGACTCACCTTATTCCGGCCTGGCTGCACCTGAACGCCGCCGGCGAGTTGGATACGAGCGACTTCGACCTCGATCAAAATCCGCTCAACTCGCAGGTGATCGCCTCCGCGCGCGACCAGGGCGTCCGGATTATGCCGTTGCTCAGCAATAGCCGAAGCGACAGCTTCGACCCTAAGTCGGCGGGGATTCTTCTTCAATCCGCCGAACGTCAGCAGGCGATGAGCGAGCAGCTTCGAGACTGGCTCGTCTCCAACCGGTTTCAGGGGCTGAACATCGACTTCGAAAACCTGAAGGATGTCGACCAAGCCCGTCTTCCCGGCTTCTTGGCCCTTCTCTCCAGGACTTTGAAGGCAGATGGGTTGGAGCTAACGGTTTCTGTCGACGCGGACACCGATCCGGACGTGGTGAAGGAGATGGTCCCGGCGTGCGATTGGCTCGTGCTGATGGCTTACGACGAGCACGCGGAGACCACAGGAGCCGGGCCCATCGCCTCAATCGACTGGGCGGAAAAGGTTCTCGATAAAACGCTGAAAGTAGTTCCGGCCGACAAGCTGGTCCTAGGGATCGGCAGCTACGCATACGACTGGCAGAAGGGGCAAGCCGCCCAATCGATCAGCTACCAAGAGGCGCTTTCCATCGCGGCGGGTTATCGCGATGGCGAAAAGCCGGCCGACGTCATCGACTTCGACCCGAACTCGCTCAACAGCACGTTCGAATACGCCGACGACGACGGGAAAACGCATGAAATATGGATGCTCGACGCCGGATCGGCGTTCAACCAGTGGTCCGACGCGAGAGATCTAGGGTTGCGAGGGGCGAGCGTGTGGGCGTTAGGAATGGAGGACCCCGGCCTTTGGAGTTTCCTGAACCGACGTTCTCCGGAACGGGCGCCGCAAGTGAGCGCCATGACCCAAGTTAGCTTCCCATACGGCGTGGACCATGTCGGCAAGGGTGAAATCCTGAAGGTGCTTCAGCACCCGACCGTCGGCCAGCGCGAATTCGAGGTGGACAAGGAGACCGGATTGGTGACGGACATGAATTACCTCCGGTATCCGTTCCCGTACGTTATTCAGCACTCCGGATATAACGCGGCAACCAAGATGAAGCTGGCGCTCACGTTCGACGACGGGCCGGACGGTGAGTACACGGGGCCAATCCTCGACGAGCTGAAGCGCCTGGGCGTCAAGGCGACGTTTTTCGTGGTCGGGCGAAATGTCGAGGCGAGGCCGGACCTCCTTCGCCGGATCTATGCGGAGGGGCACGAAGTTGGAAGCCACACGTTTTTCCACCCCGATCTGGGCATGGTCAGTCCGCGACGCGCCGCACTCGAGCTGAATGCGACTCAGCGCTCGATTCAAAGCGTAATCGGGCACTCCACTACCCTTTTCCGCCCGCCGTTCAATGCGGACTCCGAACCTCAGGCCCCGGCCGAAGTCGAGCCAGTCAATATCGCCGACCGGATGGGATATGTGACGGTCGGAGAAAAGGTCGATCCACAGGACTGGAACCTCGACGTTCCAACCGGCCACGGCGCCACGCGCACGAAAACCGCCGACGATATCGCCACGTCGATCATCCACGCGGTCCACACCGACGCAGACAAGCACGAGGAAGGCAACATCATCCTGCTGCACGACGCGGGCGGCCCACGCGATGCCACGGTAGCCGCGTTGCGCAAGTTCGTACCGGAACTGGAGAGCGAAGGATATCAATTCGTCGCCGTTTCGCAGCTTATGGGGAAGACTCGCGACGAAGTGATGCCAGGGCTCACGACCGGCGATCGGCTGGCGATCTGGTTCGACGGACTGGTTCTCAGCTCCGTCTTCCGAGTCGACTCGCTGTTGGCGAGTGGATTCGTTCTTGCAATCGGACTAGGGCTGCTTCGAATTCTGTTCGTCGTTCCGCTCGCCCTCCGCCACCGGAAAGCGCAATCTTTGCTCACCTTCGACGACGCCTACCAGCCAAAAGTCGCGGTGTTGATCGCCGCCTTCAACGAAGAGAAAGTGATCCGGCGAACGGTGGAAAGCGCGCTGGCGTCTGCCTATCCTTCCGTTCAGGTGATCGTGGTCGACGACGGTTCGACTGACGGCACGTATGCCGCCGTTGCCGAGTTGGAAAGCCCGCACGTCTTGGTCGTTCACCAAGAGAACGGGGGTAAGGCATCCGCTCTGAACCATGCTCTTCATCTCACCGACGCCGAGGTTGTTCTCTGTATCGATGCCGATACGCAGATCCATCCGAAGGCGATGGCGCGGCTCGTGCGGCACTTCCGCGACCCGAAGGTGGCGGCTGTGGCGGGTAATGTCCGCGTGGGCAACGTGCACAACATCCTCACCGAGTGGCAGGCGATGGAGTACACCACGACCCAAAACCTCGATCGAAGCGCCTACGCCCAGTTGAACGCCATTACGGTAGTGCCGGGCGCGATCGGGGCTTGGCGTCGGGAGGCGGTGCTCGCGGTAGGCGGCTACACGACCGATACCCTCGCCGAGGACATGGACCTCACGTGGCGTTTACGGCGGGCGGAATACCGGCTCGATACCGACCCGACCGCACTGGCGTACACCGAGGCGCCGGATACGTTTCGATCGTTTTTCAAACAGCGATTTCGTTGGACCTTTGGAACGCTGCAGTGCCTCTTTAAGCACCGGCGCGCGCTTGGACGTCACGGGTGGTTCGGCGCGTTGGCGCTGCCGACCTTATGGCTGTTCCAGGTCGTATTCCAAGGTCTCGCGCCGTTGGTCGACATCCAAGTGGTTTATTCGCTAATCGCTTGGGTCGCCTCTCGCTTCGGAGATTCGGGCGAATCCGCCCATACCGCGGCCGCCGGCGCGACCGCGGCGCTCATCCAGGTCCTCGCCTTGTACGCGCTTTTCTTTGGCGTAGAGCTCTTCTCGGGCTTCTTGGCGTACCGTTTGGAGAAGCAGTCCACTCGTCCGCTACGGTGGCTCTTCCTGCAGCGCTGCGCCTACCGGCAGGTGATGTATGGCGTGGTCTACCGCTCGCTCGTCAGGGCGCTCGCCGGCCGACGAGAAGGGTGGGGCAAATTGGAGCGAAAGGGGACGGTCACGGTCTCCAGCTAG
- a CDS encoding polysaccharide deacetylase family protein, translating into MTELRRGDRNEKVVALTFDDGPHGPSTQHLLQILREENVKATFFLVGKMAQKYPHLVKLIAAEGHELGNHTFSHACLTKVTDEEAQADYEACSDVIQSLTGKRPKVCRPPGGDIDNAVINAGASLGMTTVLWTDDPGDYYERDEQVILDRTLAKANNGGIILLHDGIPQMLDVLPTIIQTLRARGFKIVTASELAELKQRK; encoded by the coding sequence TTGACCGAACTTCGCCGCGGCGACCGTAACGAGAAGGTCGTTGCGCTAACGTTTGACGACGGCCCTCACGGCCCCAGCACTCAGCACCTGCTCCAAATCCTTCGCGAAGAAAACGTAAAGGCGACATTTTTCTTGGTCGGAAAGATGGCGCAGAAATATCCGCATTTGGTCAAGTTGATCGCCGCCGAGGGGCACGAGCTCGGCAACCACACATTTAGCCACGCCTGTCTCACCAAGGTAACCGACGAAGAGGCTCAAGCCGACTACGAGGCGTGCAGCGACGTCATCCAGTCGCTTACGGGCAAGCGGCCCAAAGTTTGCCGCCCTCCCGGCGGCGACATCGACAACGCGGTGATCAACGCCGGCGCGTCGCTCGGTATGACGACGGTTCTCTGGACCGACGACCCCGGGGACTACTATGAGCGCGACGAGCAGGTCATTCTCGACCGCACGCTCGCGAAGGCGAACAACGGCGGCATCATTCTCCTGCACGACGGAATCCCGCAGATGTTGGACGTTTTGCCAACGATAATCCAAACCTTGCGCGCTCGCGGTTTTAAGATCGTCACGGCAAGTGAGCTCGCCGAGCTGAAGCAGAGAAAGTAG
- a CDS encoding ABC transporter ATP-binding protein, with amino-acid sequence MPEGRGHHLLAVRNVTKRYGGVSALDDVSAEFRAGEIHAVLGENGAGKSTLMSVLSGFVAPSKGTVELDGHPIPLGRAFECKRIGIEMIHQHFTLVPDFTVAENLALSRLPGLLGASHVAERAAPSLEAAKRLGWELDPIEKVRNLAVGEQQRLEILKALGGDAQVLILDEPTAVLSPEEVDDLFRVMRRLRDEGKIVVLIAHKLAEVLAVADRVTVLRRGKLIATATRDEVDERTLAEWMVGELPTAAVNSPATVAGEGLKASDLRVKGDRKEDAVRGISFEVRRGEILGIGGVDGNGQIELAEAIAEVRALAAGKVTWEGTEGKPRTGYVPQDRQIDGLALGLSVEENLLIAGYRRETLTRGPFLRLKEIHRWAQGLIERFEIRTPSSKEPIASLSGGNQQKVVVSRTLDGEPELLVVVNPTRGLDIRATSYVHGKIREARDAGTAVVLFSTDLDELYALSDRRVFMSRGELIDDEGAISVVGGRR; translated from the coding sequence TTGCCTGAGGGTCGAGGCCACCATCTTTTAGCCGTCCGTAACGTCACGAAGCGTTACGGCGGCGTCTCCGCGCTCGATGACGTTTCGGCTGAGTTCCGAGCCGGGGAAATCCATGCCGTCCTCGGGGAAAACGGCGCCGGCAAGTCAACTTTGATGAGCGTGCTGTCCGGGTTCGTGGCGCCGTCGAAGGGAACGGTGGAGTTGGATGGACATCCGATTCCGCTCGGTCGCGCGTTCGAGTGCAAACGGATCGGGATCGAAATGATCCACCAGCACTTCACCCTCGTTCCCGACTTCACCGTCGCCGAGAATCTAGCTCTCTCTCGCCTGCCCGGCTTACTCGGAGCCTCCCACGTTGCCGAGAGGGCCGCCCCTTCACTTGAGGCCGCCAAGCGACTTGGCTGGGAGTTGGATCCCATCGAGAAGGTACGAAACCTGGCGGTGGGGGAGCAGCAGCGGTTGGAGATTCTAAAAGCGCTCGGCGGCGACGCTCAGGTGCTGATTCTCGATGAGCCGACCGCGGTGCTCTCGCCGGAGGAAGTCGACGACCTATTTCGTGTGATGCGCCGGCTGCGGGACGAAGGCAAGATCGTCGTGCTCATCGCCCATAAACTCGCCGAGGTCTTGGCGGTAGCCGACCGAGTGACGGTCCTGCGGCGCGGCAAGCTGATCGCCACCGCAACCCGCGATGAAGTGGACGAGCGAACGCTTGCCGAATGGATGGTGGGCGAGCTGCCTACTGCTGCCGTCAACTCGCCGGCAACCGTCGCGGGCGAAGGGCTAAAGGCAAGCGACCTCCGCGTCAAAGGTGACCGGAAAGAGGACGCCGTAAGGGGAATAAGCTTCGAAGTCCGCAGGGGAGAAATCCTCGGCATCGGCGGGGTCGACGGAAACGGGCAGATCGAACTAGCGGAAGCGATCGCGGAAGTGCGTGCACTGGCGGCGGGAAAGGTGACCTGGGAAGGGACCGAGGGCAAACCTCGAACCGGGTACGTGCCCCAAGACCGGCAGATCGACGGTCTGGCGCTCGGCCTATCGGTGGAAGAAAACCTGTTGATCGCCGGCTATCGGCGCGAGACACTGACCCGCGGACCTTTCTTACGTCTTAAGGAGATTCATCGTTGGGCGCAAGGGCTCATCGAACGTTTTGAGATCCGTACCCCCAGCTCTAAAGAGCCGATCGCCAGCCTTAGCGGCGGAAACCAGCAGAAGGTGGTCGTAAGCCGCACCCTAGACGGCGAACCCGAGCTGTTGGTGGTGGTCAACCCAACGCGAGGGCTCGACATTCGCGCCACCAGTTACGTTCACGGCAAAATTCGAGAGGCGCGCGATGCCGGTACCGCGGTGGTCCTTTTCTCCACCGACCTGGACGAGCTGTATGCGCTGTCCGATCGGCGCGTATTTATGTCGCGCGGCGAGCTGATCGATGACGAAGGGGCGATCTCGGTGGTGGGGGGAAGGCGGTGA
- a CDS encoding ABC transporter permease, producing the protein MNTFSRFSLSALGLLAILVLTLIAFHLPLLESLRLLSHGAFGDKFGWSRTAVKSIPLLLTGLGMVVAWRAGMYNIGGEGQFVVGGVLGCVVAKAMLKAASLPPFLVTIGILAGCAVGGAVWAYLAGWLYVKRGVEVVISTILLNFVALQLLGWAVSGPLQEGKGQLPLTDLLPDAVMLPRFDRQTDLHAGVFLAIVMAFIVWGFLYFTKAGFRLRVVGDNAQVARANRIDAKRMQLVAMLISGALCGLAGGVEYTGTAGQLGSGFSQQWGFIGIPVALLGGLHPLLVMLSAGYFGALFAGSENLARFTPAGTTLIYVIQAAAVLGFVGVRALMRRKPLPTEAA; encoded by the coding sequence GTGAACACATTTTCGCGCTTCTCGCTGAGCGCTCTCGGGCTCTTGGCCATCTTGGTGCTTACCCTGATCGCTTTTCACTTACCGCTGCTCGAGAGCCTGAGATTGTTGTCGCACGGCGCGTTCGGCGATAAATTCGGTTGGTCCCGGACGGCGGTCAAGTCGATTCCCCTCCTCCTGACCGGGTTGGGAATGGTGGTCGCCTGGCGGGCCGGCATGTACAACATCGGCGGGGAAGGGCAGTTCGTGGTCGGCGGCGTCCTTGGCTGCGTGGTCGCCAAAGCGATGCTGAAAGCCGCGAGCCTCCCCCCATTTCTTGTAACAATCGGGATCCTGGCCGGGTGCGCCGTTGGCGGAGCCGTGTGGGCCTACCTGGCCGGCTGGCTATATGTGAAACGCGGCGTCGAGGTCGTCATCAGTACGATCCTGCTTAATTTCGTGGCTCTGCAACTCCTCGGATGGGCGGTAAGCGGGCCGTTACAAGAAGGGAAGGGACAGCTCCCCTTAACCGATCTACTGCCCGACGCCGTGATGCTCCCCCGCTTCGATCGGCAAACGGACCTCCATGCTGGAGTCTTCCTTGCCATCGTCATGGCGTTTATAGTTTGGGGTTTCCTCTACTTCACCAAGGCTGGCTTCCGCCTTAGGGTCGTGGGCGACAATGCCCAGGTAGCGCGGGCGAATCGCATCGATGCGAAACGGATGCAGTTAGTGGCGATGCTGATCTCCGGAGCCTTATGCGGTCTCGCCGGCGGCGTCGAATACACCGGAACCGCCGGCCAACTCGGTAGTGGCTTCTCCCAGCAGTGGGGATTCATCGGCATTCCCGTCGCTTTGCTTGGCGGGTTGCACCCGCTTCTGGTGATGCTCAGCGCGGGATATTTCGGCGCCTTGTTCGCGGGGTCGGAGAACTTGGCCCGCTTCACGCCGGCCGGGACCACGCTGATTTACGTGATCCAAGCCGCGGCGGTGCTTGGCTTCGTTGGAGTTCGCGCTCTGATGCGCCGCAAGCCGCTTCCAACGGAGGCAGCGTAG
- a CDS encoding ABC transporter permease produces MDWLTLFIYAAPVALAAIGETVVQRAGVINIGLEGAMLCGAFFAMLVSFTTKSPWIGLAAGASAGVAVNAIFGWFTVYLCSDQVVVGTAVNLFALGLTGTLYRGKFGQSGQLLTVPTLPSWHGVDPLMALMVLSVPVVWALLSRSACGLAVRAAGEYPKAAEAAGFSVHRLRFMAVLVGGLFAGLGGSYLSIVITGTFAENMSAGRGFVAIAMVTFGRWRPALVFLAALLIGFAESLQFRFQALGWKVPFQLMIALPYLIALAVLVIVGKGTVAPAALGISYRRER; encoded by the coding sequence ATGGACTGGCTGACGCTTTTCATCTATGCCGCCCCCGTTGCGCTGGCGGCGATCGGAGAAACCGTCGTGCAGCGAGCCGGCGTGATTAATATCGGCCTCGAGGGGGCGATGCTGTGCGGCGCCTTCTTCGCCATGCTCGTGAGCTTCACCACGAAGTCGCCTTGGATCGGCCTGGCCGCCGGCGCATCGGCGGGAGTCGCCGTCAACGCCATCTTTGGCTGGTTCACGGTGTATCTCTGCAGCGACCAGGTAGTCGTCGGCACGGCGGTGAATCTCTTTGCGTTGGGGCTGACCGGAACCTTGTATCGGGGGAAGTTCGGCCAAAGCGGCCAGTTGCTGACCGTTCCGACCCTCCCGTCTTGGCACGGTGTCGATCCGCTGATGGCGCTTATGGTGCTTTCGGTTCCGGTGGTGTGGGCATTACTTTCCCGGTCGGCGTGCGGTTTGGCGGTCCGGGCGGCGGGGGAATATCCAAAGGCGGCGGAAGCGGCCGGGTTTTCCGTTCACCGGCTGCGATTCATGGCGGTGCTGGTAGGAGGGCTCTTCGCCGGCTTGGGTGGCTCGTACCTCTCGATCGTCATCACTGGAACATTCGCCGAAAACATGTCCGCTGGGCGCGGGTTCGTGGCGATCGCAATGGTGACCTTCGGCCGCTGGCGTCCCGCCTTGGTTTTCTTGGCGGCACTATTGATCGGCTTTGCCGAAAGCCTCCAATTCCGCTTTCAGGCCCTTGGCTGGAAGGTTCCGTTCCAGCTTATGATCGCCCTGCCGTACCTTATTGCCCTCGCCGTTCTTGTGATTGTAGGCAAGGGAACCGTCGCCCCCGCTGCTTTGGGAATCTCGTATCGTAGAGAAAGGTAG
- a CDS encoding branched-chain amino acid ABC transporter permease: MSRYWIIRIVSIVLAVLGCFLLEKVARGQNDYTQRLIVLAGLYVTLSVSLNLINGITGQFSIGHAAFYQVGAYLGAFLTGRYFAAAHLPPLVWLVLVMFGGALAAAVAGLVVGLPSLRLRGDYLAIVTLGFGEIIRIQVQNTEALGGSYGMNVAPKIQSVAMVWLLAIFCIAVCRNLLKTAHGLPFLAVREDEVASSAMGVNITKVKVTAFVLGSAFAGAAGALLAHYEGFITPTTFSMDVSFIILTMVVLGGTGSITGSIVSALFLSYLPEYLRSLHGRGGAGPLTVSGSTVVAALIGVVVAVALIKRIVDDGRGTKWARLGFYAGSIVIGVVVQVIMGIVLSRVKPMQNKQIEADQLRMVIFAVTLIVLMLLRPQGVFAHHEFSWTWVKKLFGGKGPSTEVAA, encoded by the coding sequence ATGAGCCGGTACTGGATAATCCGGATCGTCTCGATCGTCCTCGCCGTCCTCGGTTGCTTTCTCCTCGAGAAAGTTGCCCGCGGGCAGAACGATTACACTCAGCGTCTGATCGTTCTCGCGGGACTCTACGTGACCCTCTCGGTGAGCCTCAACCTTATCAATGGCATCACCGGCCAGTTCTCGATCGGGCATGCCGCGTTCTATCAAGTGGGCGCCTATCTTGGCGCGTTCTTAACCGGGCGCTACTTTGCCGCCGCGCACTTGCCGCCGTTGGTATGGCTTGTGCTGGTGATGTTCGGCGGCGCTCTGGCCGCCGCGGTTGCCGGTCTCGTTGTCGGTCTTCCATCGCTGCGTCTTCGAGGCGACTACCTCGCCATCGTGACGCTTGGGTTCGGTGAGATCATCCGGATCCAGGTCCAAAACACGGAGGCGTTGGGCGGTTCGTACGGCATGAACGTCGCGCCGAAGATTCAGAGCGTCGCCATGGTGTGGCTACTCGCGATCTTCTGCATCGCGGTTTGCCGCAACCTGCTTAAGACCGCTCACGGCCTTCCTTTCCTCGCGGTCCGCGAGGACGAGGTGGCGAGCTCGGCCATGGGCGTGAACATCACGAAGGTGAAGGTCACCGCGTTTGTTCTCGGCTCTGCGTTCGCCGGGGCGGCGGGTGCTCTGCTCGCCCATTACGAGGGGTTCATCACCCCCACGACGTTCTCCATGGACGTCAGCTTTATTATTCTCACGATGGTCGTACTCGGCGGTACCGGATCGATCACCGGTTCGATCGTTTCCGCCCTGTTCTTGAGTTACTTGCCGGAGTACCTGCGAAGCCTTCATGGTCGGGGCGGAGCCGGTCCGTTGACTGTATCCGGTTCGACGGTCGTGGCTGCCCTGATCGGTGTGGTGGTCGCTGTGGCGCTAATCAAGCGTATCGTCGACGATGGACGTGGAACCAAGTGGGCTCGGCTCGGCTTCTATGCGGGTTCGATCGTGATCGGCGTCGTCGTTCAGGTCATCATGGGCATCGTCCTGAGCCGCGTCAAGCCGATGCAGAACAAGCAGATCGAGGCGGACCAGCTTCGTATGGTGATCTTCGCGGTCACGTTGATCGTTCTCATGCTCCTACGTCCCCAGGGCGTCTTCGCGCACCACGAATTCTCGTGGACATGGGTGAAGAAGCTCTTCGGCGGAAAGGGGCCGAGCACGGAGGTGGCGGCGTGA
- a CDS encoding 6-carboxytetrahydropterin synthase: MTRRVTFSSGHRYWVPALSESENRALFGPWASPYNHGHNYVLDVTVEGNVDPQTGMVVNIKRIDAVLKGGLVKEFDGKSLNDEVAWFYDRPSTLENLIEYIRGRLDGTLPSEARMVGVRLEEMPTFWAEWQDGKGMTLTRSYEFAAAHRLHVPALSHEENLDLFGKCNNPAGHGHNYVLEVSVAGDPDPATGMLLDIGELDAAVHREVVDRYDHKNLNEDLPEFAGKATTSEVVAQEIFSRLQNKIPGRLARVRLWETARNAFDVEAA, from the coding sequence ATGACGCGCAGAGTAACGTTCTCGAGCGGGCACCGCTATTGGGTGCCCGCGCTCTCCGAGAGCGAGAACCGCGCGTTGTTCGGGCCGTGGGCCTCTCCCTATAACCACGGCCACAACTACGTCTTGGACGTCACCGTAGAAGGGAATGTCGACCCCCAGACCGGCATGGTCGTCAATATCAAGCGAATCGACGCCGTTCTCAAAGGCGGCTTGGTCAAAGAATTCGACGGCAAGAGCCTGAACGACGAAGTGGCTTGGTTCTACGACCGCCCATCTACGCTCGAAAACCTGATCGAATACATTAGGGGCCGCTTAGATGGGACATTACCGAGCGAGGCTCGGATGGTAGGTGTTCGATTAGAAGAGATGCCGACCTTTTGGGCGGAATGGCAAGATGGAAAAGGGATGACACTGACTCGGTCGTATGAATTCGCGGCGGCCCACCGCTTGCACGTCCCCGCGCTCAGCCACGAAGAGAACCTGGATCTGTTCGGCAAGTGCAACAACCCAGCCGGACACGGTCACAACTACGTGCTGGAAGTGTCGGTGGCCGGCGACCCCGACCCGGCAACCGGCATGCTCCTCGACATCGGCGAGCTTGACGCCGCCGTCCACCGGGAAGTGGTCGATCGATACGATCACAAGAACCTGAATGAGGACCTACCGGAGTTTGCCGGCAAAGCCACGACGAGCGAGGTCGTGGCGCAGGAGATATTCTCCCGGCTCCAGAACAAAATCCCCGGTCGCCTCGCGAGAGTGAGACTGTGGGAAACCGCGCGGAACGCCTTCGACGTGGAGGCTGCGTAG
- a CDS encoding ABC transporter ATP-binding protein gives MGEEALRRKGAEHGGGGVSLLELNDATIKFGGLTAVNSVSFALKKGDLFGLIGPNGAGKTTCFNIITGVYKPTSGEILFEDRPITGTPPNKIAKLGIARTFQNIRLFKSLSVLENVVVGGFLRHHTGLFSALAYLPPAIAETNRLKEEAMELLRVVDLEHVANVRSADLSYGMQRRLEIARAMATQPKLLLLDEPAAGMNPMEKEELNRMVRKIRDEHNMTVLLIEHDMRFVMSLCERIVVLDHGEEIAQGPPAEIRNDPKVIAAYLGEAV, from the coding sequence ATGGGTGAAGAAGCTCTTCGGCGGAAAGGGGCCGAGCACGGAGGTGGCGGCGTGAGCCTGCTCGAACTAAATGATGCGACCATCAAGTTCGGTGGTTTGACCGCCGTGAACTCGGTTAGCTTCGCGCTTAAGAAGGGGGACCTCTTCGGCTTGATCGGCCCGAACGGCGCCGGCAAGACGACCTGCTTCAACATCATCACCGGCGTCTACAAGCCGACCTCGGGCGAGATCTTGTTCGAAGATCGCCCGATCACCGGTACGCCCCCGAATAAGATCGCCAAGTTAGGGATTGCCCGCACGTTCCAGAACATCCGCCTGTTCAAATCGCTCTCCGTACTGGAGAACGTCGTTGTGGGCGGATTCCTGAGGCACCACACCGGGCTCTTCAGCGCCTTGGCCTACCTTCCTCCCGCGATCGCGGAGACGAACCGATTAAAAGAGGAGGCGATGGAGCTTCTTCGAGTGGTCGACCTCGAGCATGTGGCCAACGTCCGGAGCGCAGACCTCTCCTACGGCATGCAGCGGCGACTCGAGATTGCGCGAGCGATGGCGACTCAGCCAAAGCTCCTGCTTCTCGACGAGCCGGCCGCCGGTATGAATCCGATGGAGAAGGAAGAGCTGAACCGGATGGTTCGGAAGATTCGGGACGAGCACAACATGACGGTGCTGCTCATCGAGCATGACATGCGGTTCGTGATGTCGCTGTGCGAGCGGATCGTCGTCCTCGATCACGGGGAAGAGATCGCTCAAGGTCCTCCTGCGGAAATCCGGAATGATCCGAAAGTGATCGCCGCCTACCTGGGCGAAGCGGTATAG